The nucleotide window TTGTTCTTTTTCAATTTCAAATCCACTATTGTTAATCTCGGTTGCAGTTTGCCAATTCAAAATAATATCGCTTCCAAAATTATTTGCAGAAAAGGAAATCAACTCTACAGGAACCGGATCGGGAACAAGAGAAACATTCAGAGCTGTGGAAGAATAATTTGTCACTGAAACATTGGTCATTGTTTTGCTTAAGTGATCAGGAGCAGAAAAAGTAATATCATAATTTCCCTGCATTATCATTCTTCTATAAAATCCATTTATTGAATCGGAAGAAATAACAGTGTGTTCATCGTCGTGATTTTCGATTGTAATCAAAGCACGAAGAGGATTGCCGAGCGTATCAGTTACAAATCCGCCGATACCGTAAAGAGTCTGCTGCATAAAATTAATAAATGAACGCTTATTATATTCCCAATGAGCCGGCAGTTGATTTGCCGGAAGAAGTTTTATATCAGATAATTCAATTGTGACTTCACGACCGCCGCGGAAGTAAGTCAGATAATCCTGTCTGCCGCCGTGAATAACATACCACGCACCGCCGTTCGTAATTCCGTCATCGAAGCCGGACATGTAATTGGAGGGGGCATGAGTTTGAACTGTGTCGGCATATTCATGGGAAGTAAACTGAAACCACTCTTCATCAGCGTGTGAAATAAAATCAGGATAAACATTTGACCATGTGTCCCAGGCATAATTTACAACCTCAGCGCCGCCGTGAAAATTTGCAGAGAGAATAAAATTATTCGAATCAATAATATTTTTCATCACAGTTGTTTCCGGCTGCTGATTCGGATTAACTCCGTTTTCAGGATCGGGAAAATTTCTGTTCAAGTCGTAACCATTTTGGTTGTAGCGAATAGCACCGTTCACTGTATTATTCCCGCCGTGATAAGTGCCGTCAGGGTTTGCAAGCGGGTTGATCCATATTTCTGAATTATTAATCAGATCGGTGATCTCAGCATCAGCGCCGTAGCTTGTAAGAAGTGAGTCAATCAATCTCAGCATTAAAACATAGCCGGTGGTTTCATCGCCATGCATTGTTGACGAATACATAAACTGAGGTTCGGTTTCTTTATCATTAATATTGTCGGAAATTTTAACGAATAATATTTTTCTATTCATCACAGAATTGCCTGCATCAATCACCTGGCAGATGGAAGGGTAATCAGCAACGAACTGATTCATCATTGCAATGTAAGCATCGTAGGTGGGGTAAGTGTTCCAATCATTTACGCCGTCTATTGTGTTGCTCATCGAGACGTTTTCAACTATTCCGGGTTTTGGAAGGATGGTGTATGATAGTTGTAAGTCAGGAATTGGTTGAACTCGTTTTCATTTGCGTAAGCATAAACTTTCAATCCTTCAACATTATCAATGGAGATGATGTTTGTAAGTCCGCGCAGTTCTTCTATTGAATTAACATTAAATAAAAAATACACTTCAATATTTTTTTTGAAGTATTCCGAATCCAAATTTTGGGAATAGGCAGAAACTGAAATGAGCAAAGCTAAAACGTAAGTGTGGAAGCTAACCACTTTGTGGAAATATCTGAACATAAAAACTCCGGCGATGTTTTTCATAATATCTAAAATTTACTTACGCCAATATAACCAAACAGAATTTTAGTGCATTAATGAAAAAAAGCTGTATAGTAAAAGCAAGGTGCCTCTGATCAATTATTACGAAAATGCTTTCGAATAAATAAAATGGCGCAATCAATTTGTATTACTCCCCGCCAACCTTACAACATCAAAAAAATAAGATTTTGAGCACTCTACGCGACCTTGGAAGACGACTACGCTAAACCGGTAAATGTCGCTGCGGAGTTGGTAGATGCCTATGCACGTTTGGTAGATGTCTCCATGAGTTGCGTAAATGTCTCCACAAGTTGCGGGCATATTGACGAAGGTTTGGGAGATGAGTACGCCGAGTTTTTACATATCTACCGGCGATTGGTAGATAAGTACGCACGGACAGAAGATGACTCCGGGGAGCCGTAGAGAGTTATGAAACGAAGGAAGACCCCAACAAATTTAGCTGTAGATGAATATTAGGCTAAGTATTTGAGAACGAGGCTGCGAATTTGACTACGGAGAGATGTTTTTGTGTATGGGACAGCGTAGAAGGGAATATTGATTTCGAATAGATAAAAATTGTTAACAAATCTCCGATGGCAATGCCATCGGAGGTTTAGAAGTAGGTTTATTATTTAATTATTTTATCAATAGCATCTGCTTGGATTCGTTGAAAAGAATTTTTCCATACTTCATTGCGGTGATTCTGTAAATGTAAACTCCGCTTGAAAGAGTGCTTGCATCAAAAGTCATTTCAAAAATTCCTGTTTCTAGTTCTTCATTTACCAAATTTGCTACTTCTCTGCCAAGAACATCATAAACTTTAAGGGTTACAAAACTCTTTTCTGGAATTGCGAAACTGATTGTTGTGCTTGGGTTGAATGGGTTGGGGTAGTTTTGAGAAAGTATATGACTTTTTGGAATGGCGGGAACATAATTATTATTCTTTATTGATGTTATTATTTCACCGAGGTTTCCGTTCTTACTTATTTGTTGAGCCAATATCCCCCCCCAGGGGGCATCGTTTTCAAAAACTACTATTGCGCCATAATTGCCATCTGAAACTATCTGTGATAGCCCAGGAGTTAAATTAGTTACTGCAATATCAGTATCACCCCAAACTTTGTAACCAAATTTATCTATTCTTTGTGCATAAAGACCTGAAGGAATTCTCCCAAGATAATATAGTAGAATATTTGAATTCACTTCACTTTCTAATAATCCATGATCTCCTTTCGACGAGATTTCATTTGACACTTTAAGATTATCACTCCATAGTTTATAACCTGAAAGATCAAATCTCTGAACAAATAAATCGTCTACAGGATACCATCCATTATCCCAGGAAGCTGTAACAGTATTATCTGAATTTAATAATAAATCTGCAGGATTAGGGTTAATATTAGTAACACTATCATCCAGCACTATTCCATCTTCACCCCAGAGTTTTTCG belongs to Ignavibacteriales bacterium and includes:
- a CDS encoding T9SS type A sorting domain-containing protein; protein product: MSNTIDGVNDWNTYPTYDAYIAMMNQFVADYPSICQVIDAGNSVMNRKILFVKISDNINDKETEPQFMYSSTMHGDETTGYVLMLRLIDSLLTSYGADAEITDLINNSEIWINPLANPDGTYHGGNNTVNGAIRYNQNGYDLNRNFPDPENGVNPNQQPETTVMKNIIDSNNFILSANFHGGAEVVNYAWDTWSNVYPDFISHADEEWFQFTSHEYADTVQTHAPSNYMSGFDDGITNGGAWYVIHGGRQDYLTYFRGGREVTIELSDIKLLPANQLPAHWEYNKRSFINFMQQTLYGIGGFVTDTLGNPLRALITIENHDDEHTVISSDSINGFYRRMIMQGNYDITFSAPDHLSKTMTNVSVTNYSSTALNVSLVPDPVPVELISFSANNFGSDIILNWQTATEINNSGFEIEKEQVLSPKTSVSNEDWQIIGFIPGHGTTSEKQTYSFKDENLSSGKYQYRLKQIDFDGSFEYSNNIEVEINSPSIFSLEQNYPNPFNPSTIISWQLPAGGLVQLKIFNSLGEEIESLVNEYQEAGNHTKLYIVNSTLSSGVYLYQLKAGEFSEVKKFILMR